A genomic segment from Haladaptatus sp. R4 encodes:
- a CDS encoding CopG family transcriptional regulator, translating to MVTLEVALPDRIESDIDRLVEQGDFLNQEQAVEELLTLAISAQDNGNEFEEGLDEDLFTDAVDEQQDPADQHNDSL from the coding sequence ATGGTCACACTTGAGGTCGCCTTGCCTGACCGCATCGAGAGTGATATTGATCGGCTTGTCGAACAAGGTGATTTTCTCAATCAAGAACAAGCGGTCGAAGAGCTGCTCACACTGGCGATTTCGGCCCAAGACAATGGTAACGAATTCGAAGAGGGGTTGGATGAGGATCTGTTTACGGATGCTGTCGATGAGCAACAGGATCCAGCCGACCAGCACAACGATTCGCTCTAA